CATCGGCCGGCGCCTGGCGATCGTGCTGGACGGCCGGGTGTTCTCCGCGCCGGTCATCCAGGGACGCATACCCAACGGCCGGGGTGAGATCACCGGCATCAACTCGCTGGAGGAGGCCAGGGACCTATCCATCGTATTGCGCGCAGGCGCCCTGCCCGCGCCCATGGAAATCATCAGCAAGTACGTCGTGGGGCCGTCCCTGGGCGAGGACGCCATCAACTCCGGCAAGTGGGCATCGATCCTGGGCCTCATCGCCGTCATGATCTTCATGGCGGTGTATTACCGGACGGCCGGCTTTATCGCCAATTTCGCCCTGATCCTGAACCTGCTCTTCCTGCTGGCCGTCCTCGGCGCCTTCCAGGCGACGCTGACGCTGCCGGGCATCGCGGGGATCATCCTGACCATGGGCATGTCGGTGGACGCCAACATCCTCATCTTCGAACGGATCAAGGAAGAGCTCAGGGCCGGAGGGAAGACGATCCGGCAGTCCGTGGACAGCGGCTACGGGAACGCGCTCCGCACCATCGTGGACGCCAATATCACCACCCTGATCACCGCTTTCGCCCTGTACGAGTTCGGGACCGGTCCCATCAAGGGATTCGCCGTGACGCTGGGGTTCGGCATCCTGATCAGCATGTTCACGGCCATCTTCATCACGCGGTCCCTCTTCGACGCGCTTATCGACCGGTGGCAGCTCGTCCAGGTCAGCATCGGCCGGACCGACCCCTTCGGGCGCCTGTTCTTCGGATTCATGCGGTTCGGCAAAGCGGCCTTCGTCATCACCTGGTGCGTGATCGTGGTCGGCCTGGGGACCATCGTCATGCGCGGCGGGGTGAACTGGGGCGTGGACTTTCAGAGCGGGTCGCTGATCGAGATGCGGTTCGACCCACCGGTGCCGGTACAGGACATTCGCGGCGCGCTGGGTGACGCCAACATCGAAAACCAGGCCGTCGACCTGAGCCAGAGCGAGATCAAGGTGATCGGCGAGGAGGGCAACATCCTGATCCGGGCGGCCGACAGCGACTGGAACGAGCAGCAGATCGCATCCTCAGTCAAGACGACGCTCCGGGAACAGTTCCCCGAGAACCTCAGCGGCAGTGAAGACGACTGGCTGCGGCAGGAATACAACGTCAGCCCGAAGATCGGCAAAGAGCTCACGGTCGACGCCATGGGCGCCGTGGGGGCCTCTATCATCGGCATCGTCCTCTACATCACCATCCGGTTCCGGCAGGTCAACGGGTTCCGGTTCGGGATCGGGACGATCGTCGCGCTGATCCATGACGTGCTCATCGTGCTGGCCATGCTCACCCTCGTGGGCGAGGAGCTCACCATGGCGGTCGTGGCGGCCCTGCTGACCGTCGTGGGGTATTCGACGAACGACACCATCGTGGTCTACGACCGCATCAGGGAAAGCCTGGGCCGGACCCGGACGGAAGGGTTTTCGGGCGTAGTGGACCGCAGCATCAACGAATGCCTGAACCGGACCATGATGACGTCGCTCACCGTCCTGCTGGTCCTGGTCTTCCTGCTGGCCGGAAGCACGTCGACCAACTGGGGATTCGCCCTGGCGCTGACTTTCGGCGTCATCACCGGTACCTATTCCTCGATTTTCATCGCCAGTCCCATCGTGGTCTGGTGGCAGAACTGGATAGCGAAGAAGCGCGAGGAAATCCGACGCGCCAGAAAGTCATCGCGGTCGAGCGTCGCCCGCACCGGTTAGCGTATCCTGGCGCCGGTTAGCGTAACCCGCGGAACCCATGTCGCCTGCCGAACGTATTGAAGTCCTGCGCCGGGAGATCCGGTCGCACGATCACCGGTACTTCGTACTCGCCGACCCGGTCATCGGCGATACCGAATACGACATGCTGGTGAAGGAACTGCAGGACCTGGAATCGGCCCACCCCGACCTGATCACCCCCGACTCGCCCACCCGGCGCGTCGGGGGGTCGCCCTCCTCGATCTTTCCCGTCGTCCGGCACCCCGTGCCCATGCTCTCCATCGGGAACACGTACAACGATGAGGAGATCCGGGACTTCGACCGCCGCATCCGCGACCTGCTGGGTCCGGAGCGGGAATACGCCTACGCGGTCGAACTGAAGATCGACGGCGTGGCCGTGAGTCTGCGCTACGAGAACGGAGTGCTGGCCCTGGGCGCCACGCGGGGAGACGGCGAGCAGGGCGACGACATCACGGCGAACCTGCGGACCATCCGGTCCATCCCCCTGCGCATTGCCGAAGAAGAAACCTTGCTCAACAATATCGAGGTGCGGGGCGAAGTGTATCTCCCCCACGACGGGTTCGAGGCGCTGAACGCCGCCCGCGCGGAACAGGAGGAGCCGCTCTTCGCGAACCCCCGCAACGCCACGGCGGGCTCGCTGAAACTCCGCGATCCCCACGGCGTCGCCGAGCGGCCCCTGAGGGTGTTCCTCTACACGCTGCGTTTCGAGGACGAGTCCAGCGCGCTCGCGGCACGGCCCGACCTGGACAGCCACTTCCAGCGGCTGCAATGGCTGGCCGGCCAGGGGTTTCCGACCAACCGGGAAGCCCGGCGTTTCGGGGCCATAGACGAGGTGATCGGTTTCTGCCATGACTGGGAGGAACGGCGGACCGAACTATCCTACGATATCGACGGCATGGTCATCAAGGTGGATTCCACCACACTCCACGGCGAACTCGGCGCTACGATGAAGAGTCCGCGCTGGGCCATCGCCAGCAAGTTCGCCGCACAACGGGCCAGGACGCGCCTTACGGACATCCGGCTGCAGGTCGGCCGCACCGGCGTGGTGACCCCGGTGGCCGAACTCGAACCGGTCTTCCTGGCCGGATCGACGATCAGCAGGGCCACGCTCCACAACGAGGAAGAGATCCACCGCAAGGACCTGCGCGTCGGCGACACCGTGTGGATTGAAAAAGGCGGGGACGTTATCCCCAAGGTGGTTTCGGTCGTCCCGGACGAGCGGGAAGAGGGAGCAACGCCCTTCAAGATGCCGACAGCCTGTCCGGTGTGCGGAACCGCGCTCGTACGGGTGGGCGAAGAGGTGGCGTTGCGTTGCGGGAACGCGGCCTGTCCGGCCCAGACGCAGGCGCGGGTCACCCATTTCACCGGACGGAACGCCATGGACATCGAAGGGTTCGGTCCGGCGGTCACCGAGCAAATCCTGGGGAACGGCCTGATCGGGGACGTGGGCGACATCTACCGACTGACCCGCGAGCAGCTCGGGACGCTGGAACGCATGGGCGAGAAATCCGCCGGTAACCTGCTGGGGGGCATCGAGGCCAGCAAGGACCGCCCACTGGACCGCCTGCTTTTCAGCCTGGGCATCCCCCACGTGGGAGAGCGGGCCGCCCGGCAGATCGCCGCGCACTTCCGCGCCATCGACGCCATCAGGGCGGCGTCGGAAGAGGACATGGTCGCCGTACCGGAGATCGGTCCGAAGATCGCCGAAAGCATCGTCTCTTTCTTCCGGAACGAACGGAACCTCGAGATCGTCGCGAAACTGAAAGACGCCGGCCTCCGTATGGAACTGGAAGCGCCGGGCGACGGTGAGGAAGGCGGCGCGGCACACGGTGCGGAAAGTAGCGCGGATACCCAGGCGCTGGCGGACAAGATCGTCGTCATCACGGGCACGTTGTCGAACTACACGAGGGATGAAATGGCCGGGCGGATCGAAGCCGCGGGCGGGCGGGTGACGTCCAGCGTGAGCAAGAAGACGGACTACCTGGTTGCCGGCGAAAATGCTGGTTCCAAGCTGAAGAAAGCCCAGTCCCTCGGCGTCGAAATCCTGAACGAAGAAGAAACCGAAGCCCTCATCTCAGGGGAACGATCCCCATGAATGCCTACGGATGCCAGACCATGGTGCGCCCGTTGAAGCGGGTGCTGGTCATGCGCCCGGAGCAAGCCTACGAAAGCCAGGAACGGATCGACGCGCAGTGGCGTTCCCTGGATTACCTGGCCAGGCCGGATTATGGCCGCGCGGTGGACGAACATCGGCAGTTCACCGCCCTGCTCGAAGGGGCGGGCGCCGAAGTGGCGTGCCTGCCGGCCGACGTCCGAACGGGCCTGGACGCCATGTATACCCATGATCCCGTGGCCTCGGTGACCGACCAGGGCGTGATCCTGGGACGCATGGGCAAGGACGCCCGCATGGAAGAGCCGGACGCCCAGGAGGACTGGTACGCCGGGGCGGGCATCCCCGTGGCGGGGCGCATCGAACCGCCCGGTAGCGTCGAAGGCGGCGACGTGGTCTGGCTGAAGGACGACCTGGTCGTCATCGGGCTGACCTACCGCACGAACGGCGACGGGATCCGCCAGTTCCAGGAACTGCTTCAGCCGCGGGGCATTGACGTGGTGGCCGTCCCCATGGTCCACTGGGACGGTCCGGGCGCGGTGCTGCACCTCATGTCCGTCATCAGCCTGCTGGATACGGACCTCGCGGTCGTCTACGAACGGCTGCTGCCCATCCCGTTCCGGGAGATGCTGGTCGCCCTGGGTATCGGCCTGGTGGCGGTGCCGGACGAGGAGTACGACAGTCTCGGCTGCAACGTGCTGGCCGTCGGACCCCGCCACGTCATCGTGCGAAGCGGCAATCCGGTTACGGTGGACCGCATGCGGAAGGCCGGATGCCGGGTCGAGGAGTTCAACGGCGATCACATCTGCTACGCGGGCAGCGGCGGGCCGACCTGCCTGACGCGTCCGATTCTGCGGGCGTGATGCGTCCCGTGCGCCTGGCGTGACCCATCCCGGGGCGGTCATGACGCCACCCCCACAGGAACCCACCCATGAACGAGTACCGGGCAGGCTTCATCGGTTGCGGCGGCATTGCCACCGCCCACGCGGACGGATACCGCCACGTGGAAAACGCCGAGATCGAACTGATCGCGGGTTCGGACATACATCCGGAAGGGGAGAAAGCGCAGCGCCTTGCCCGGGAACACGGCATTCGGCTGTACGCGGACCATCGCGAAATGCTGGAGCGGGAGCGACTCGACCTGGTGAGCGTGTGCACCTGGCCCCGCGGACACTGCGAAGCCACGATCGCGGCGGCGGAAAACGGCGCGAAGGGCATCCTTTGCGAGAAACCCATGGCCGTCTCCCTGGACGAGGCCGACCGGATGATCAAGGCCTGCGAGAAAGCCGGCGCCGCCCTCGCCATCGGCCACGCCCACCGTTTTTCGCCCCAGGCCGTCCAGGCGCGCGCATGGGTCCAGGCCGGGGAAATCGGGGAGGTCGCCATGATCTGGGGCCACTGCACCCTCGACCTGATGAACAACGGCACCCACGTCATCGACCTGATCAGCTACCTGAACGGCGACAGCCCGCCCCGCTGGGTCATGGGCCAGATCGACCGCCGCAGCCGGATCGAAGGCCGGCGCAACCATCCGGACATGCCGGCCGAAGACATGGCGATCGGTCGGGTTGGGTACGAAAACGGCGTCGTGGGCTTCATCGAACTGGGCGAACGGGCGAGCCAGTCTTTCTCCTTCCGGATCGTCGGCTCCGACGGCATCATCGAAGTGAACAGCCCCGACGGACCGCGGCTTAAAATGCTGTCCAGCTACCGTTCGGACGGATGGCACGTGCCGCGACTGGAAGACACTTATTCGAATATCT
This Gemmatimonadota bacterium DNA region includes the following protein-coding sequences:
- a CDS encoding Gfo/Idh/MocA family oxidoreductase; its protein translation is MNEYRAGFIGCGGIATAHADGYRHVENAEIELIAGSDIHPEGEKAQRLAREHGIRLYADHREMLERERLDLVSVCTWPRGHCEATIAAAENGAKGILCEKPMAVSLDEADRMIKACEKAGAALAIGHAHRFSPQAVQARAWVQAGEIGEVAMIWGHCTLDLMNNGTHVIDLISYLNGDSPPRWVMGQIDRRSRIEGRRNHPDMPAEDMAIGRVGYENGVVGFIELGERASQSFSFRIVGSDGIIEVNSPDGPRLKMLSSYRSDGWHVPRLEDTYSNICSELEELVSAVEGRATHRCEAKIARAALEIIMGIFESSARRRVLDFPIDAGDFVLERMAREGMV
- the ligA gene encoding NAD-dependent DNA ligase LigA, producing the protein MSPAERIEVLRREIRSHDHRYFVLADPVIGDTEYDMLVKELQDLESAHPDLITPDSPTRRVGGSPSSIFPVVRHPVPMLSIGNTYNDEEIRDFDRRIRDLLGPEREYAYAVELKIDGVAVSLRYENGVLALGATRGDGEQGDDITANLRTIRSIPLRIAEEETLLNNIEVRGEVYLPHDGFEALNAARAEQEEPLFANPRNATAGSLKLRDPHGVAERPLRVFLYTLRFEDESSALAARPDLDSHFQRLQWLAGQGFPTNREARRFGAIDEVIGFCHDWEERRTELSYDIDGMVIKVDSTTLHGELGATMKSPRWAIASKFAAQRARTRLTDIRLQVGRTGVVTPVAELEPVFLAGSTISRATLHNEEEIHRKDLRVGDTVWIEKGGDVIPKVVSVVPDEREEGATPFKMPTACPVCGTALVRVGEEVALRCGNAACPAQTQARVTHFTGRNAMDIEGFGPAVTEQILGNGLIGDVGDIYRLTREQLGTLERMGEKSAGNLLGGIEASKDRPLDRLLFSLGIPHVGERAARQIAAHFRAIDAIRAASEEDMVAVPEIGPKIAESIVSFFRNERNLEIVAKLKDAGLRMELEAPGDGEEGGAAHGAESSADTQALADKIVVITGTLSNYTRDEMAGRIEAAGGRVTSSVSKKTDYLVAGENAGSKLKKAQSLGVEILNEEETEALISGERSP
- a CDS encoding arginine deiminase family protein; this encodes MNAYGCQTMVRPLKRVLVMRPEQAYESQERIDAQWRSLDYLARPDYGRAVDEHRQFTALLEGAGAEVACLPADVRTGLDAMYTHDPVASVTDQGVILGRMGKDARMEEPDAQEDWYAGAGIPVAGRIEPPGSVEGGDVVWLKDDLVVIGLTYRTNGDGIRQFQELLQPRGIDVVAVPMVHWDGPGAVLHLMSVISLLDTDLAVVYERLLPIPFREMLVALGIGLVAVPDEEYDSLGCNVLAVGPRHVIVRSGNPVTVDRMRKAGCRVEEFNGDHICYAGSGGPTCLTRPILRA
- the secD gene encoding protein translocase subunit SecD: MQWKQVRIVLILVVIFTALWYVYPSVRTSDYWQYSPVQTALTPEQIEAIDSDPLLTEADRAQLKNLNLTKAERDLLQDQSIRQGLDLQGGVHIKLEVDKSNLPEEEAIDVVERAMQVISNRVNEFGVTEPIIQQEGEDRIIVELPGLRDIDRAMTLINQTAQLEFRLLREGSELRSVVERIDALLAARDTTSVPADTSGLIPEAAVTAERNPFLSLIDLSDNEIIVPASNTARVDEILAQPQVQSFIPAGAEIRAGVVRTTASGQRVRSYYYMNAQPELTGAVLADAFPQTGSGSDIGSMGVASVGFTTTDDGARTFSRVTGNNIGRRLAIVLDGRVFSAPVIQGRIPNGRGEITGINSLEEARDLSIVLRAGALPAPMEIISKYVVGPSLGEDAINSGKWASILGLIAVMIFMAVYYRTAGFIANFALILNLLFLLAVLGAFQATLTLPGIAGIILTMGMSVDANILIFERIKEELRAGGKTIRQSVDSGYGNALRTIVDANITTLITAFALYEFGTGPIKGFAVTLGFGILISMFTAIFITRSLFDALIDRWQLVQVSIGRTDPFGRLFFGFMRFGKAAFVITWCVIVVGLGTIVMRGGVNWGVDFQSGSLIEMRFDPPVPVQDIRGALGDANIENQAVDLSQSEIKVIGEEGNILIRAADSDWNEQQIASSVKTTLREQFPENLSGSEDDWLRQEYNVSPKIGKELTVDAMGAVGASIIGIVLYITIRFRQVNGFRFGIGTIVALIHDVLIVLAMLTLVGEELTMAVVAALLTVVGYSTNDTIVVYDRIRESLGRTRTEGFSGVVDRSINECLNRTMMTSLTVLLVLVFLLAGSTSTNWGFALALTFGVITGTYSSIFIASPIVVWWQNWIAKKREEIRRARKSSRSSVARTG